A window of Rhizophagus irregularis chromosome 25, complete sequence genomic DNA:
atgaaatagaaaattaatgataaacaTAGTTTCTCGTTAGAAAACTTATTTATTGGGGGAAATAATCTCGATTGGATAAAATTTAGAAAGAATGTTTTCTTTGTTCATTCGCTCTGCAAATCAAGCTTCATATACTCGATAttgatatttctttatttttaaaagatatcaGATCCTTCCGACGTTGTTGTACAAGTCGCTAAAAAAGAAACTACAGGAACATATAGTTTTACAGCCACGAAAAATGGCCGATATACTTATTGTTTCAGTAATGAGATGTCAACCGTGACTGAAAAAATTGTTAGCTTTAATGTTCATGGAGTTGTTCATGTTCCGGATAGTGGATGTATGTCAAATGAATTTTACattaagataatttaataattaaaccactaaatttaataacaattttatagcTGCTGATCCATTAGAAAATGAAATCAGAGAGTTGGCTGATAATCTCGCTGCTATCAAAGACGAGCAAGAATATATTGTAATCCGTGAACAAAGACATAGAGAtagtaaatactttttatatttgtctatatttgattaaaatttcatttttaacaattttttaatatattttatttatttttctagcTGCTGAAAGTACAAATGATCGTGTAAAATGGTGgtcaatttttcaattttttgttcttttcgCTGTATGCTTTTGGCAAGTGTTTTACTTAAAGAGATTCTTTGAAGTCAAACGTGTtgtgtaaaatatattaaaaattcatcaggAAAGTATGTAAtgtatttaacaatttttaaaatatgttataGACGTCAAATATGGCGgctatattcaaaaaattttattaattaattaataaaaattaataattcattaatgtTCTAGTAATTCGTATTTTAGACTAATTATCTATTACGAATATAACATAGACTAAGTAgacttttttataatgatgGAATGATGtttaaatgaatttcttttgaataaattatgcatttgattttttctctaaataatttttgacaaGTTTCTCAACATAACCTCCACCAGCTTTTTGTACATCACCGAAAAGCATTGGCTCGACAATTCTCTCAACATATTTGCCAAGCATATCTACTTCTACATTTACTTTGTCACCAACTTTTTGTGTTGGCATAATCACGTGAGCTTGCGTGTAAGCCACTAACATGATACTGAACCAACTTTCATTGTCATTAACCTCGCATATAGTTAAAGATGTTCCATCAAGACAAATATATCCCTTCGGAATAATATAACGAAGGTAAAATGGATCATTCGGCGATAGCCTAACCCAAAGAGAATTTCCTTCAGGGGTCATGGATATGATTGTTGCAATCGTATCAACATGCCCTTGTACGAAATGTCCACCAAATCTTACACTTGCTGCAATTGCTCTTTCCAAATTGACTTTGTTACCAACTTTTAAATCAcctaagtaataaaaaaagaaataaataaaaattaggaatatttatctaatcagatcggtaaaaaaaaagatttaaatcgAAAGATCGAATTTACAAATTAGAACAAATTAGAATATGTATATTGCATATACCAACCAAGATTTGTTCTTCTTAGTGTTTCGGGTGCAAGACCAACTTTAAACCACGATGTTTCGAGCTCTGTTACAGTCAAACAAGttcctatataaaaagatatttgatttaattaaataaatcaattaaattaagtgaaattatttgataaaatataccATTCACAGAAATACTGTCACCGAGACGACAATCAACGAGTATATTTTTAGCATCACCAACCTTCATCGACCAGCCACCACCACCAGAACTTGAGTTATCTAATTGTTGAATTTCAACAACAGTACCCAAATGTTCTACAATACCagtaaacatttttaaaaaagtagtgaaattaaagaaaaattgaagaaaaaaaagagataaaaaacaaaaatatgaataatgaAAACCCGAGTCATTTTATAtggattttaaaattataatttataatatgaataattttgtttagTCAGCATTATAAATACAACAGATCAAAGATTTAATCGTTGCTACACAGCAAACTATTGGCcctataataacaataataacgaTCCCTGATTTTTTAAGGTATAAACGAATataacaaaaacaaaattctCATTCACGTTTTCTTTAtgtattattgtttttttataataaatttcaaataaattaggTTGTATTTATGAACATCAAAAGGACATTGAATTAAAATGTAGTTGAAAAATATCCATTTTCGacttaatagtaaaaaaaaagcggATTCTCGTATAAgagtgaaataaaaaaatttatttatttatttatctatttatttttgataagatAAAATTGCcgcaaatgaaaaaatgtgaattaatatgaatttataatattaacaaaaccTTTTACGATGAGTTATAACCCTGATATTAAAACCACCgcaaatcttaaattttaccTTTAACTTCAGGTATTAAAAACTCAATTAATAGTTAAGTTAATAGTACTTTTTTAAAGTTagaataatgttaaaaatggtACAATAGTGGTACAATTATATACAAATCACttgaaaatgtttttaattaaatataataatatttaaaaaatatctggtttttttgattttaagattttatattattaaacaaatccatattttcaatattattgtttttaaaatattgatttattttgtaatttttattaaaacaatataaaaatactttaattcctttaagaaaatataggatgtttttttttctctgaTCAATCAATGAGCcaattaaaattgatcttTAACTTAGAAGAATTTGCTGAGCCACAGTCCACAGATTATGTGATAGAAAAATAAGTGGATTATCAGTCAGGTCTTGtgcaatatattaatttttgcatatatatcaaaaaaaatatattaacctttattctttatttttttctcaaacAATCatgagaaaaatattaaagaaattctaTATGCAACACAGAACTTActctaaaagtaaatattaccGTCAAAAGCATATGTTATGAAGGGTTAAGAGACTCACAATTTAAGATTACTAGGTGTAAAGCCAACTATATCTCTTGCAGAGTAGATCTACATGTAAAAAGGTATGAAGAATCCATTGCATATGCTTTTATGAAGCTCTTGGTATTAGACAACAATACTAATTATGCCTTATACCTCCTTAACTTTTTCCAGCAAGATATAAAACATGTAGGAATATATGCAActttttgcaaaaatattattgtaaaaaataatacaaaataaggTATGTATATACCAGAAGTTATGTTTATTTACTGCAAGTAAAAATTTCTCACAATAGGCTTTTGCATTTAGGAAATACAAATATGGCCAATATTACTCTTAACTGTCTTATTGTTTTAGtaggaaattttaataatgttcaATGTAATGCGATACACTAAATGATTACAATTAGTACAAATCAACTGGTCAGTGATCTTGTAGATGCAATTAGAGGCAAATTGGAGTTAAAAGATGCCTCTTTAAGCCTTTATCAAGTTCATTTTAGGAGtattcaaaaaatgaaaatagatTCTGCATATCtgatttctaaattttttgattgacaACCTCAGGCAGAATTCTTTTATGTCACTGTATATTTCCATTAATAATTCACAGTATTATGTAGCGatattttcacaatttttatgtattataagCTGGCTTCTggcaatgttttttatttcttaaataaagcATATTGTATATTACATTCTTGtcataaatcttaaaaaatgtcATATGTAATGATATGAGAGTATATTTACTTCTGACTACTATGCAATATCAGGACTATAAATCTAACATTTTTATCTGAACTAGTCTGGCATTCAGGTGATGAATCTTCACAGTTAGGAAGGCGCAATGATTAGACGATTATTGCATTTATGATGCAATATGGCTGATCAGTTTCTTGTGAAACAGAATAATTTTTCACATATAGTCTAcctcaatattttttttgtcttttaacTCTTGTCCTCATATACTGCACTTTGTGTCATGTCTAATTTCTGATCAGTTAACTTTTTTTCtgatatcaaatatatacTCTAATTGTAcaggtaaaaataataaaaaaatgctgaaaaagagcttttaagtattaattatatcttattttgacagtttttttagattatttgaACAATTCTGATTCCAACTTTTGGTTATATAGTGATTTCTTATAACTAAACCATACTCTTATTATCACTTCATCACCTTTCAAAGATCAATGGAATACTCTTGATAGAATATGAAAAAGGCAATTTATACAAGCAGGAAAGGAATTATTAAACTCATCATTAGAGGAAATTTTTGAGAAGAAGGtgatttcattaatttattttgttatttcaataaaagaGAACTTCTTGACATATGTTACTTATCTTGAAGCAAGCATCATGAAACTTTCTGGCTCAAATGATAGTATGGAAAACTCCTTAACATATGTTATTTATCTTGGAGCATCATGAGTCTTCTTGATTCCTACCATTGCATTCCAtcttattttcaatttattaatgtattgGGAGTAACAAATTGCTAATTATCTACCTTATTTAATAAGGTA
This region includes:
- a CDS encoding uncharacterized protein (SECRETED:cutsite_VAA-HT; SECRETED:prob_0.7316); SECRETED:SignalP(1-19), with the translated sequence MRFLLVIFTFLSAICLVAAHTITIPARVKECFFEELQVDDKMTITFQVGDGGQLDIDFLFLISDPSDVVVQVAKKETTGTYSFTATKNGRYTYCFSNEMSTVTEKIVSFNVHGVVHVPDSGSADPLENEIRELADNLAAIKDEQEYIVIREQRHRDTAESTNDRVKWWSIFQFFVLFAVCFWQVFYLKRFFEVKRVV